The Bacillus sp. Y1 genome has a window encoding:
- a CDS encoding ABC transporter permease, with protein MNINVQSTSPTVVTFKDRSKQIFNQLGMLIILALLIVVMSVIAPNFTDSSNILNVLKQSSITAILAAGMTVVILTGGIDLSVGSTLALSGVISVLLSNAGAPVVLAMLAGAGVGYVAGAINGYLTAVPKLPAFIVTLGSMTYLRGLAYVITGGYPVVLASEKFKFIGAGEIFGIPTPIYIMAIIYLIMFVVLKYTMFGRHVYAIGGNEEAAHLTGIKVNRTLINVYSISGLLAGISGVVMAGRLFSGQPMVGIAFELDAIAAVVLGGTSFVGGRGRIQGTIIGVLIVAVLTNGMTLLNVDYYWQQVVKGIVIVIAVLLDRLRSKN; from the coding sequence ATGAATATTAATGTACAATCTACTAGTCCAACAGTAGTTACATTCAAGGATCGTTCCAAACAAATATTTAATCAGCTGGGCATGTTAATCATTCTTGCTTTATTAATCGTAGTTATGAGTGTGATCGCACCAAATTTCACGGATTCAAGTAATATATTAAATGTATTGAAGCAAAGCTCAATCACGGCAATTCTTGCTGCTGGAATGACGGTAGTTATTTTAACAGGTGGGATAGATTTATCCGTTGGATCAACGCTCGCTTTAAGCGGTGTAATATCTGTTTTACTATCAAACGCTGGAGCTCCTGTTGTATTAGCGATGTTAGCTGGAGCTGGTGTTGGATATGTGGCTGGGGCAATTAACGGTTATTTAACAGCGGTACCCAAGCTACCTGCGTTTATCGTCACACTTGGTAGTATGACTTATTTAAGAGGATTGGCGTATGTCATTACAGGTGGTTATCCCGTAGTTTTAGCATCAGAGAAGTTCAAGTTTATTGGAGCAGGTGAAATATTTGGCATACCTACTCCGATCTATATCATGGCCATTATTTATCTCATCATGTTTGTCGTCTTGAAATATACCATGTTTGGACGCCATGTCTATGCGATTGGCGGCAATGAAGAGGCGGCACATCTAACAGGAATTAAAGTGAATCGTACATTAATCAATGTCTATTCTATCAGTGGGTTACTGGCAGGTATTAGTGGAGTTGTGATGGCAGGGCGCTTATTCTCAGGACAGCCGATGGTAGGTATTGCCTTTGAACTGGATGCGATTGCAGCTGTCGTTCTAGGTGGTACTAGTTTTGTAGGAGGACGAGGCAGAATACAAGGTACCATCATTGGGGTGTTAATTGTGGCTGTACTAACAAATGGCATGACCTTACTTAACGTAGATTATTACTGGCAACAAGTCGTAAAAGGGATCGTCATTGTCATTGCTGTTCTTCTTGATCGACTGCGTAGTAAAAATTAA